In Brassica rapa cultivar Chiifu-401-42 chromosome A06, CAAS_Brap_v3.01, whole genome shotgun sequence, a single window of DNA contains:
- the LOC103874226 gene encoding 26S proteasome non-ATPase regulatory subunit 14 homolog has product MERLQRIFGAGGGLGHASPDSPTLDTSEQVYISSLALLKMLKHGRAGVPMEVMGLMLGEFVDEYTVRVVDVFAMPQSGTGVSVEAVDHVFQTNMLDMLKQTGRPEMVVGWYHSHPGFGCWLSGVDINTQQSFEALNQRAVAVVVDPIQSVKGKVVIDAFRSINPQTIMLGQEPRQTTSNLGHLNKPSIQALIHGLNRHYYSIAINYRKNELEEKMLLNLHKKKWTDGLTLRRFDTHSKTNEQTVQEMLSLAAKYNKAVQEEDELSPEKLAIVNVGRQDAKKHLEEHVSNLMSSNIVQTLGTMLDTVVF; this is encoded by the exons ATGGAGAGATTACAACGAATCTTCGGCGCCGGTGGCGGTTTGGGTCACGCATCGCCTGATTCTCCGACTCTCGATACGTCGGAGCAAGTTTACATATCCTCTCTCGCCCTCCTCAAGATGCTCAAGCACG GAAGAGCTGGAGTTCCTATGGAAGTGATGGGATTGATGCTTGGAGAGTTCGTGGATGAGTACACTGTTAGGGTTGTGGATGTTTTTGCGATGCCTCAGAGTGGTACTGGTGTTAGCGTTGAAGCTGTTGATCATGTTTTCCAGACTAATATGCTCGACATGCTTAAACAAACTGGGAG ACCTGAAATGGTGGTTGGTTGGTATCATTCACATCCTGGGTTTGGATGCTGGCTTTCTGGTGTTGATATTAATACTCAGCAG AGTTTTGAAGCTTTGAACCAGCGAGCTGTGGCAGTGGTGGTTGATCCCATTCAAAGTGTGAAGGGGAAAGTTGTGATTGATGCGTTCCGCTCCATAAACCCGCAGACCATTATGCTTGGGCAAGAGCCTCGTCAAACAACGTCTAACCTTGGGCATCTGAACAAACCATCGATCCAG GCTTTGATTCATGGATTGAACAGACACTACTACTCAATAGCCATCAACTATAGGAAGAACGAGCTCGAGGAGAAGATGTTGCTAAACCTCCACAAGAAGAAATGGACAGATGGTCTGACGCTAAGACGCTTTGACACCCACTCCAAGACAAACGAACAGACTGTGCAA GAAATGTTGAGCTTGGCTGCTAAATATAACAAGGCGGTACAAGAGGAAGACGAGTTGTCACCGGAGAAACTGGCGATCGTGAATGTGGGAAGGCAAGACGCAAAGAAGCATCTGGAAGAACACGTTTCGAACTTGATGTCATCCAACATTGTTCAGACACTAGGAACCATGCTTGACACTGTTGTCTTCTAG
- the LOC103874227 gene encoding vesicle transport protein SFT2B → MDKMNQALEKMKMLVGMEVEDEERAAEEESSLSFMEDLNRNCALTTKQRFYGFAICLSAGLACTLLSMLVFFNPIKFGFTFTLGNLMALGSTAFLIGPQRQVTMMLDPARIYATALYLASIIIALFCALYVRNKLLTLLAIILEFSGLIWYSLSYIPFARTMVSKVFMTCFDTEF, encoded by the exons atggaTAAGATGAATCAGGCTttagagaagatgaagatgttgGTGGGTATGGAGGTCGAAGACGAGGAACGAGCTGCCGAAGAAGAGAGCTCTCTCTCATTCATGGAAGATCTTAATCGCAATTGCGCTTTGACTACCAAACAG AGATTCTATGGATTTGCGATTTGCTTGTCAGCTGGCTTGGCATGTACACTTTTG TCAATGCTTGTTTTCTTCAATCCGATCAAGTTTGGCTTCACATTCACTCTGGGAAATTTGATGGCGCTTGGGAG CACAGCATTCCTTATAGGCCCACAGAGGCAGGTCACGATGATGCTTGACCCAGCTCGCATCTACGCTACTGCTCTGTATCTTGCCAGCATTATCATTGCCTTGTTTTGCGCTCTCTAT GTTCGTAACAAGCTGCTGACGCTGCTTGCTATCATTCTTGAGTTCTCTGGTCTAATATG GTATAGCTTGAGCTACATCCCTTTTGCGAGGACCATGGTCTCAAAGGTGTTCATGACTTGTTTTGACACCGAGTTTTAA
- the LOC103874228 gene encoding protein SUPPRESSOR OF GENE SILENCING 3, giving the protein MGSRGDKGKNVSSGGSNAEVEQLAKGFSETKLGPSQDGGGEWEVISKRNKNKPGNAAGKSWATAPNQNPPRAWGGQQQQQGRGNNGYGRGRGTQVSTGRGAGRGQAMNRGYGGASAPVARPPLEGGWNWQSRPGAAQQTVTEEVPEVDDDDVSEGEEEDDCDALDDSDEDLASDDYDSDVSQQSHGTRKQNKWFKKFFDSLDSLSIEQINEPQRQWHCPACQNGPGAIDWYNLQPLLAHARTKGARRVKLHRELAEVLDRDLQMRGASVIPCGEIYGQWKGLGEEEKDHEIVWPPMVVIMNTKLDKDENDKWLGMGNPELLEYFNEYPAIRARHSYGPQGHRGMSVLIFESTATGYFEADRLHRDLAQKGLDRDAWERRRSWFSGGVRQLYGFLAIKRDLDLFNQHCQGKARLKYEMKSYQEYVVKELRQIAEDNQQLNWFKNKLTKQNKHAKVLEESLGILSEKLRKTAEDNRIVRQRTKMQHEQNREEMDSQDKFFKESIKQIHEKRDAKEENFEMLQQQERAKVVDLRKRAEEVSSFIECQEKEMKEFVEEREKLIEEQEKKMAELKKKYFEEMLDLERGFDKALEQLMSKHGLHDADDTDDY; this is encoded by the exons ATGGGTTCAAGGGGTGATAAGGGAAAGAACGTCTCTTCGGGTGGCTCTAACGCAGAGGTTGAACAGCTGGCGAAAGGCTTTTCGGAGACGAAGCTGGGTCCTTCACAAGACGGTGGAGGAGAGTGGGAGGTCATCTCCAAACGGAACAAGAACAAGCCTGGAAACGCTGCTGGGAAGTCATGGGCCACAGCTCCTAACCAGAACCCTCCTAGAGCGTGGGGTggtcagcagcagcagcaaggGAGGGGTAACAATGGCTACGGGAGAGGAAGGGGAACGCAAGTCTCTACTGGTCGCGGAGCTGGGCGTGGACAAGCGATGAACAGAGGGTATGGTGGTGCTTCGGCTCCTGTTGCTCGACCTCCTCTGGAAGGAGGATGGAATTGGCAGTCTAGACCGGGTGCTGCTCAGCAGACTGTGACTGAGGAGGTTCCAGaggtggatgatgatgatgtttctgagggagaggaggaggatgatTGCGATGCTTTGGATGATTCTGATGAAGACCTGGCGAGTGATGACTACGACTCCGATGTGAGCCAGCAAAGCCATGGGACGAGGAAGCAGAACAAGTGGTTTAAGAAGTTTTTCGACAGCTTGGATAGCTTGTCTATCGAGCAGATAAACGAGCCGCAGAGGCAGTGGCATTGCCCTGCTTGCCAGAACGGGCCTGGTGCTATTGACTGGTACAACCTTCAGCCGCTTCTAGCTCACGCGAGGACAAAGGGAGCTAGACGTGTTAAGCTCCACAGGGAACTGGCTGAGGTTCTGGACAGGGATCTGCAGATGAGGGGAGCATCTGTCATTCCCTGCGGTGAAATTTACGGGCAGTGGAAGGGTTTGGGTGAGGAGGAAAAGGATCATGAGATTGTCTGGCCGCCAATGGTTGTCATTATGAATACTAAACTGGACAAGGACGAGAATGACAAG TGGCTAGGCATGGGCAACCCGGAGCTGCTGGAGTACTTTAACGAGTATCCTGCTATTAGAGCACGCCATTCGTATGGTCCGCAGGGGCATCGTGGGATGAGTGTTCTGATCTTTGAGAGTACAGCGACTGGCTACTTTGAGGCTGACCGCCTACACAGGGACTTAGCTCAAAAGGGGTTAGATAGAGACGCATGGGAGCGTCGCCGCAGTTGGTTTTCTGGAGGTGTTCGCCAGCTTTATGGCTTCCTTGCGATCAAGCGAGATTTGGATTTATTCAATCAGCATTGTCAAG ggaAAGCAAGGCTCAAGTACGAGATGAAATCGTACCAGGAGTATGTTGTGAAGGAGCTGAGGCAGATAGCTGAAGACAATCAGCAGCTGAACTGGTTCAAGAACAAGCTGACGAAACAGAACAAGCACGCCAAGGTGCTTGAGGAATCGCTGGGAATTTTGAGCGAGAAGCTGCGTAAAACTGCAGAAGATAACCGTATCGTGAGACAGAGAACAAAGATGCAGCATGAGCAGAACAGAGAAGAG ATGGATTCACAAGACAAGTTTTTCAAAGAGTCCATCAAGCAGATACATGAGAAAAGAGACGCAAAGGAAGAAAACTTCGAGATGCTGCAGCAGCAGGAGCGTGCTAAAGTTGTTGATTTGCGAAAGAG GGCTGAGGAGGTATCCAGCTTCATAGAGTGTCAAGAGAAAGAGATGAAAGAGTTTGTGGAGGAGAGGGAGAAGCTGATAGAAGAGCAGGAGAAGAAGATGGCAGAGTTGAAGAAAAAGTATTTCGAGGAGATGCTTGATCTAGAGAGGGGATTTGATAAGGCGTTGGAGCAGCTCATGAGCAAGCACGGCCTCCACGATGCAGATGACACAGATGACTACTAG
- the LOC103874230 gene encoding cleft lip and palate transmembrane protein 1 homolog: MAPPVGQTAAVAEAAGGGDAQPQQQQQQRGFGSTVSGIIRIAVFWYFASKFFSPKQKPMDPSQPHHLMTNLFHKGESLDMWFYLSEQEKFSDFSNEGALYWHETNIPYAVWTPESIRTRSLKYYPSETLQNNGSLYAHVFFARSGFPIDPSDPEYQPLNSFGRTHPVATYFPKRKANKKKSLLGNAKDSDESQPEPEKLGDKNSEVKEEVPVEWVSLWKPNVTINLVDDFTHYSQSGVPPNIAPHLLVEPSTGNYYPTIYFNEFWLLRDKMIPMNETVSEVPLELEISPISMMKWQLFQQVDQSFQMQRSYGSMLDGESDELKRVFLEGNPYLLGITMFVSMLHSVFDFLAFKNDIQFWNKNKSMEGLSAKSVVLNFICQFVIFLYLLDNDTSWMILASSGVGVCIEFWKIGKAMRIEVDRSGMIPRLRFHDRESYASNKTKEYDDIAIKFLSYVLLLLVVGLSIYSLAYERHKSWYSWILSSLTSCVYMFGFIMMCPQLFINYKLKSVAHLPWRQMTYKFLNTIIDDLFAFVIKMPILHRLSVFRDDVIFLIYLYQRWVYPVDKTRVNEFGFGGEDETAEKKLITEKEEEDNKKTN; encoded by the exons ATGGCCCCGCCGGTAGGACAAACGGCGGCGGTAGCAGAAGCTGCTGGCGGCGGCGATGCTCAGCCgcaacagcagcagcagcagagaGGGTTTGGCTCAACGGTATCCGGAATAATAAGGATCGCAGTGTTCTGGTACTTTGCTTCGAAGTTCTTTTCGCCTAAGCAGAAACCGATGGATCCTTCTCAGCCTCATCACCTCATGACCAATCTCTTCCACAAGGGCGAATCATTG GATATGTGGTTTTATCTATCAGAGCAAGAGAAGTTCAGTGACTTTAGCAACGAAGGTGCGCTCTATTGGCACGAGACGAATATACCTTATGCTGTGTGGACACCAGAGAGTATCAGGACTCGATCACTCAAGTATTATCCATCTGAg ACTTTGCAGAATAATGGAAGTCTCTATGCTCATGTCTTCTTTGCTCGATCTGGATTCCCTATAGACCCCAGTGATCCTGAGTACCAACCTCTTAATAGCTTTGGCAGGACTCACC cTGTTGCGACTTACTTTCCAAAGCGAAAAGCAAATAAGAAGAAGAGCCTCCTAGGTAATGCTAAAGACTCTGATGAATCCCAGCCAGAACCTGAG AAACTTGGTGATAAGAACTCAGAAGTCAAGGAAGAAGTCCCTGTGGAATGGGTATCCCTCTGGAAACCCAATGTCACGATTAACCTGGTCGATGATTTTACTCA CTATTCACAGAGTGGTGTACCACCAAACATTGCACCCc ACTTGCTGGTAGAACCTAGCACGGGAAATTACTATCCTACGATTTACTTCAATGAGTTTTGGCTGCTAAGGGACAAGATGATTCCAATGAATGAGACAGTCTCAGAAGTACCACTTGAACTTGAAATAAGCCCCATAAGCATGATGAAGTGGCAACTGTTTCAGCAAGTTGATCAGTCTTTCCAGATGCAGCGTAGCTATGGAAGCATGCTTGATGGTGAATCTGACGAACTAAAG AGAGTTTTTCTGGAAGGAAATCCCTATCTGTTGGGCATCACGATGTTTGTTTCGATGCTTCATTCTGTGTTCGACTTCTTGGCATTTAAAAATG ATATCCAATTCTggaacaaaaacaaatctatGGAAGGACTGTCTGCAAAGTCTGTTGTACTGAACTTTATCTGTCAGTTTGTCATCTTCCTCTACCTTCTTGACAACGACACTTCATGGATGATACTGGCCAGTTCCGGAGTTGGTGTCTGCATTGAATTCTGGAAAATAGGGAAGGCTATGCGCATAGAG GTTGATCGAAGTGGAATGATTCCAAGGTTGAGGTTCCACGACCGTGAATCATATGCAAGCAATAAAACCAAGGAGTATGATGACATTGCCATCAAGTTCTTATCCTATGTGCTTCTCCTCCTTGTCGTGGGATTATCCATATATTCTCTGGCTTACGAACGTCACAAGAGCTGGTATTCGTGGATCTTGTCTTCACTTACAAGCTGCGTCTACATGTTCG GTTTCATCATGATGTGTCCTCAGCTATTCATCAACTATAAACTAAAATCAGTGGCACATCTACCATGGAGGCAGATGACTTACAAGTTCCTCAACACCATTATCGATGATCTATTTGCCTTTGTCATCAAAATGCCGATTCTGCATCGGCTTTCTGTATTCCGAGATG ATGTGATATTCTTGATATACTTATACCAAAGGTGGGTCTACCCTGTCGACAAGACACGTGTTAACGAGTTTGGTTTTGGAGGTGAGGATGAAACTGCAGAGAAGAAGTTGATCactgagaaagaagaagaagacaacaaGAAAACAAACTAA
- the LOC103874229 gene encoding calcium-dependent protein kinase 12, translating to MANKPRTRWVLPYKTKNVEDDYSLGKVLGQGQFGTTHLCTHNQTGQKLACKSIPKRKLLCQEDYDDVLREIQIMHHLSEYPNVVRIQDTYEDSNSVHLVMELCEGGELFDRIVKKGHYSEREAAKLMKTIVGVVETCHSLGVLHRDLKPENFLFSSCDEDASLKSTDFGLSVFCKPGATFSELVGSAYYVAPEVLHKHYSRECDVWSAGVILYILLCGFPPFWAESEIGIFRKILQGKLNFETNPWPSISESAKDLIKKMLEGNPKKRLTAHQVLCHPWIVDDTVAPDKPLDCAVVSRLKKFSAMNKLKKMALRVIAERLSEEEIGGLKEMFKMIDTDDSGTITFEELKDSMKRVGSELMESEIQELLHAADVDESGTIDYGEFLAATIHLNKLEREENLVAAFSFFDKDASGYITIDELQQAWKEFGINDSHLDEMIKDIDQDNDGQIDYGEFVAMMRKGNGNGGIGRRTMRNTLSFENPLPDESING from the exons ATGGCTAACAAACCAAGAACCAGGTGGGTTCTCCCTTACAAGACCAAAAACGTGGAAGACGATTACTCTCTCGGCAAAGTGCTCGGACAAGGACAATTCGGAACCACTCACCTCTGCACACACAACCAAACGGGTCAAAAGCTCGCCTGCAAATCCATACCCAAAAGGAAGCTTCTTTGCCAAGAAGACTACGACGACGTTTTGAGGGAGATACAGATAATGCATCACTTGTCTGAATACCCCAACGTTGTCCGGATACAAGACACGTACGAGGATTCCAACAGCGTCCACCTTGTGATGGAGCTCTGCGAAGGCGGTGAGCTGTTCGATAGAATCGTGAAGAAAGGTCATTACAGCGAGAGAGAAGCGGCCAAGCTCATGAAGACCATTGTTGGGGTTGTGGAGACTTGTCACTCTCTTGGGGTGTTGCATAGAGATCTTAAGCCTGAGAACTTCTTGTTCTCATCTTGTGATGAAGATGCTTCTCTTAAATCCACTGACTTTGGCCTCTCTGTTTTCTGCAAACCAG GAGCAACGTTTTCAGAACTAGTTGGGAGTGCATACTATGTGGCACCTGAGGTTTTACATAAGCATTACAGCCGTGAATGTGATGTATGGAGCGCTGGAGTTATCCTCTACATTCTCTTATGTGGTTTCCCTCCTTTCTGGGCTG AAAGTGAGATTGGCATCTTCAGAAAGATTTTACAGGGAAAGTTGAACTTTGAGACCAATCCTTGGCCTAGCATCTCAGAGAGCGCCAAGGATCTTATCAAGAAAATGCTCGAGGGCAATCCTAAGAAACGGCTTACTGCTCATCAAGTCTTGT GTCATCCGTGGATTGTGGATGATACGGTTGCTCCAGATAAACCATTGGACTGCGCTGTAGTGTCCCGCCTGAAGAAGTTCTCTGCAATGAACAAACTTAAGAAGATGGCATTACGTGTAATAGCAGAGAGACTATCTGAGGAAGAGATCGGTGGGCTTAAAGAAATGTTCAAGATGATAGACACAGACGACAGTGGGACCATCACATTTGAAGAGTTGAAAGACAGTATGAAACGTGTTGGGTCAGAGCTTATGGAATCAGAGATCCAAGAACTCTTGCATGCA GCTGATGTTGATGAAAGTGGAACAATAGACTATGGAGAGTTCTTAGCTGCAACAATCCACTTGAACAAGCTGGAGAGAGAAGAGAATCTAGTGGCTGCATTCTCCTTCTTTGACAAAGATGCAAGTGGTTACATCACTATTGACGAGCTTCAACAGGCTTGGAAAGAGTTTGGTATAAACGATTCACATCTTGATGAAATGATCAAAGACATTGATCAAGACAAT GATGGGCAAATAGACTATGGAGAGTTTGTGGCAATGATGAGGAAAGGAAATGGTAATGGCGGTATCGGCAGGAGAACTATGAGGAACACTCTCAGCTTTGAAAACCCTCTTCCTGATGAGTCAATCAATGgctaa
- the LOC103874231 gene encoding dnaJ homolog subfamily C member 17, whose translation MEEFVDHYIVLGLPSGEEAQNLSEKEISKAYRLKALDLHPDKRRDDPDAHEKFQRLKTSYEVLKDEKARKLFDDLLRIQREKQHKKSQVDSKRRKMMSDLEERERRSGFAPSHAASRPYDEEERIARKLKEEVDRIRAKHAKKRGGFETPPESGGGDDGKRREDRSGGGASAQLDKERVLKVSWETIGEGYSAGRLREVFSEFGEVEDVVIRSTKKKCSALIVMATKEGAVAATRTLCGDLSNPLLVVPLQRAAQTDFSTAKKSAEAEPQSNIVGAGYQAYEDQVMERLKKAAMNQK comes from the exons ATGGAGGAGTTTGTGGACCATTACATAGTTCTAGGCTTACCCTCTGGAGAGGAAGCTCAGAATCTTAGCGAGAAAGAGATTTCAAAAGCATACAGGTTGAAAGCTTTGGACTTGCATCCGGACAAACGCCGAGACGATCCCGATGCTCATGAGAAGTTTCAGAGGCTCAAGACATCTTACGAGGTTCTCAAAGACGAGAAAGCTCGAAAGCTGTTCGATGATCTTCTTAGAATCCAGCGCGAGAAACAGCACAAGAAATCGCAGGTGGATTCCAAGAGGCGCAAGATGATGTCTGATCTGGAGGAAAGGGAGCGTCGTTCTGGTTTTGCTCCTAGTCATGCCGCGTCTAGACCTTATGATGAAGAGGAGAGAATCGCGAGGAAGCTTAAGGAGGAGGTGGATAGGATACGTGCAAAACATGCCAAGAAGAGAGGCGGTTTTGAAACTCCTCCTGagagtggtggtggtgatgatggAAAGAGGAGAGAAGATAGAAGTGGAGGTGGAGCTAGTGCTCAGCTTGATAAAGAGAGAGTGTTGAAGGTTTCTTGGGAAACAATTGGTGAAGGTTATAGCGCGGGAAGGCTCAGAGAAGTGTTTTCAGAGTTTGGTGAGGTTGAAGATGTTGTTATAAGAAGTACCAAGAAGAAGTGCTCCGCTCTTATTGTAATGGCTACGAAAGAAGGAGCT gTAGCTGCGACGAGAACACTGTGTGGTGATCTCTCTAACCCATTACTAGTTGTACCTCTTCAAAGAGCAGCACAAACCGATTTTTCAACCGCTAAGAAATCTGCAGAAGCAGAACCGCAGAGTAACATAGTTGGTGCTGGTTACCAAGCTTATGAAGACCAGGTCATGGAAAGACTGAAAAAG GCGGCTATGAACcagaaatga
- the LOC103874233 gene encoding protein AMEIOTIC 1 homolog, translated as MTEKEIRPIKLKASLALKKHGEGNSSSSGKALVKVKLEKDKHVSSDDGSSSGKALVTVKLEKEESEVLVASGVMKRKRISRLVEKSRRFSAKSESSLDKQKTCHRRGMTTRWNTERIDKAERALFEILKEKGASFERPVPRAELRVSARRRIGDTGLLDHLLKHIDGNVTPGGAERFRRCHNTEGTMQYWLESADLIKIKLESGVCDSNWAPPSWWKLPNVNNIIKLEPGVLDPSESPAKLKEEMDKMRSEIKELVSDLALIKRESGIPDLDSIPLAQWKIQCSSKESSAVSSKLREEIDKMKSDLKKHISKPELPNNADANEKLIKDFMSWRVKTEKQIAEISNSLASTQCMVKELVSWKDKVEKQLVGISNSQNGRQANGSNSFSPDPQSWEHLLHSANLDDFTGDGFEPWDVDTDLIDALPEAEAVRPDTYLLPPNARKSSLQDHMWFEEQSVLNSEMQRTESCMTRGDSRSSNQDKAELTPGSSMTAGPRSDIEDPNIISQETLKELVSWKAKAEQQLMEMSEAVRALQG; from the exons ATGACGGAGAAGGAGATTCGTCCGATCAAGCTGAAGGCTAGCTTGGCGTTGAAGAAGCATGGAGAGGGTAACAGCTCCTCCTCCGGGAAAGCTTTGGTTAAAGTCAAGTTAGAGAAGGACAAGCACGTCTCTTCCGATGACGGCTCCTCATCGGGTAAAGCTTTGGTTACTGTGAAGTTAGAGAAGGAAGAATCTGAGGTTCTTGTAGCGAGTGGGGTGATGAAGAGGAAACGAATCTCTCGACTAGTGGAGAAATCTCGAAGATTCTCAGCAAAGAGTGAGAGCAGTTTGGATAAACAGAAGACCTGTCATCGCAGAGGGATGACTACTCGTTGGAATACTGAAAG GATTGATAAGGCGGAGCGTGCGTTATTCGAGATATTGAAGGAGAAAGGAGCTTCTTTTGAGAGGCCTGTTCCACGGGCTGAGTTGCGAGTTTCAGCTCGCAGGAGAATCGGTGATACTGGCCTGTTGGACCATTTGTTGAAGCACATTGATGGGAACGTTACCCCCGGTGGCGCTGAGCGGTTTAGGAGGTGTCATAATACCGAAGGGACCATGCAGTATTGGCTAGAGAGTGCTGATTTGATCAAAATCAAGCTTGAGTCTGGGGTTTGTGATTCTAACTGGGCTCCCCCTTCTTGGTGGAAGCTTCCGAATGTGAACAATATCATTAAACTTGAACCTGGGGTTCTTGATCCGTCTGAGTCCCCAGCAAAGCTTAAGGAAGAAATGGATAAAATGAGGag TGAGATCAAAGAACTTGTATCTGATTTGGCACTAATTAAACGTGAATCTGGAATTCCTGATCTGGACTCGATTCCTCTAGCTCAGTGGAAGATTCAGTGTTCTTCAAAAGAATCATCTGCTGTCTCCTCAAAGCTTAGGGAAGAAATTGATAAAATGAAGAG tgatttaaaaaaacatatatccaAGCCAGAATTACCAAATAATGCTGATGCAAATGAG AAATTAATCAAGGATTTTATGAGTTGGAGGGTAAAGACTGAAAAGCAAATTGCGGAGATCTCAAATTCGTTGGCATCGACACAG TGCATGGTTAAGGAATTAGTTTCGTGGAAAGATAAAGTAGAAAAGCAGCTGGTGGGAATTTCAAACTCGCAGAACGGTCGGCAGGCAAATGGGAGCAATTCCTTCAGTCCAGATCCTCAAAGCTGGGAACATTTATTGCATAGTGCCAACTTGGATGATTTTACTGGGGACGGTTTCGAACCATGGGATGTTGATACTGACCTTATCGATGCTCTACCAGAGGCAGAGGCTGTCAGGCCGGATACCTACTTGCTTCCACCAAATGCTCGCAAAAGCTCTTTACAGGACCATATGTGGTTtgaggagcagtcagtgctcaACTCCGAAATGCAGAGGACAGAGAG CTGCATGACCAGAGGTGATTCAAGAAGCTCCAATCAGGACAAAGCTGAGTTGACTCCAGGTTCTTCGATGACTGCAGGTCCAAGATCAGATATTGAGGACCCTAATATTATTTCTCAG GAAACGTTGAAAGAGTTGGTGAGTTGGAAAGCCAAAGCGGAGCAGCAGCTAATGGAAATGTCAGAAGCTGTGCGAGCTCTTCAGGGATAA
- the LOC103874234 gene encoding transcription factor SRM1 codes for MSIGEKTSGGSSWSRDDDIAFEKALAIYADETEDRWEKIAGVVHGKTLEQVLKRYEVLLRDVLMIELSYVSLPEYDSSEGTHAKDTNISEYGIIDRKCEYTQECKPKLKQRRRKGIAWTPDEHSQFLIGLEKYGKGDWRSISRHLVVTRTPTQVASHAQKYFSRLNSKTKNKTRQSIHDRDVGESSNTSVMHSPNTWQNTQATSQPSQDHHPTYSTPTLWNTQATLQQPQDHPMYGTPTKWNMQAASQPSVNIPIYGTHTVDQSMVGHRVSPFGTNMNRLAPPHMAYGVQHHSAPYSSVSRAPYSSVPSAPFNMAASYNMTYAPTSR; via the exons ATGAGCATAGGAGAGAAAACCAGTGGTGGTTCATCGTGGAGCAGGGATGATGATATTGCTTTTGAGAAAGCTCTAGCAATTTATGCCGACGAAACTGAGGATCGCTGGGAAAAGATTGCTGGAGTTGTTCATGGAAAAACATTGGAGCAAGTTTTAAAACGTTACGAGGTTTTACTACGTGATGTTCTGATGATTGAATTAAGCTATGTATCTCTTCCTGAGTACGATTCTTCAGAAGGCACACATGCCAAAGATACAAACATTTCGGAGTATGGCATCATCGATCGAAAATGTGAGTATACGCAAGAATGCAAACCAAAACTAAAGCAAAGACGACGTAAGGGGATTGCATGGACACCGGATGAACACAG CCAGTTTCTTATTGGTCTGGAAAAATATGGAAAAGGTGATTGGCGTAGTATTTCTCGTCACTTGGTAGTGACAAGAACGCCAACTCAAGTCGCAAGTCATGCTCAGAAATATTTCTCACGTCTTAACTCTAAGACCAAAAACAAAACGAGACAAAGCATTCATGACCGTGACGTTGGAGAAAGCAGTAACACCTCAGTAATGCATAGTCCGAACACATGGCAAAACACTCAAGCCACTTCGCAACcatcacaagaccatcatcctACATATAGCACACCAACCCTATGGAACACACAAGCTACTTTACAACAACCACAAGACCATCCTATGTATGGTACACCCACCAAATGGAACATGCAAGCCGCTTCGCAACCATCGGTGAATATACCTATCTATGGCACCCACACCGTAGACCAATCAATGGTTGGACATAGGGTCTCACCATTCGGAACTAACATGAACCGCTTGGCTCCACCTCACATGGCTTACGGAGTTCAACATCATTCAGCACCTTACTCCTCGGTTTCAAGAGCACCTTACTCCTCGGTTCCTAGTGCACCGTTTAACATGGCAGCTTCGTACAACATGACATATGCACCTACATCTCGTTAG